A section of the Labrus bergylta chromosome 21, fLabBer1.1, whole genome shotgun sequence genome encodes:
- the rgrb gene encoding retinal G protein coupled receptor b, whose product MAAYTLPEGFTDFDMFTFGTALLVGGMLGFFLNVISIMSYLRVKEMRTPSNFFVFNLAIADLSLNINGLVAAYASYLRYWPFGVDGCNYHGFQGMVSILASISFLATLAWDRYHQYCTRQKLFWSTTVTMCCLIWIMSIFWAAVPLMGWGVFDFEPMKTCCTLDYTRGDRDYITYMITLVVLYLMFPAYTMWSCYDAIHKHFKKIHHYRFNTSVPLRVLLMCWGPYVIMCLYACFDNAKLVSPKLRMVLPVLAKTNPIFNALLYTFGNEFYRGGVWHFLTGQKIVDPVIKKSK is encoded by the exons ATGGCAGCGTATACATTACCGGAGGGATTCACGGATTTCGACATGTTTACATTCGGAACAGCGCTTCTTGTTGGAG gAATGCTGGGATTCTTCCTCAATGTGATCAGCATCATGTCCTATCTCAGAGTAAAGGAGATGAGGACTCCCAGTAACTTCTTTGTGTTCAATCTCGCCATTGCCGACCtcagtttgaatataaatggacTTGTAGCTGCGTATGCCAGTTATCTCAG ATATTGGCCATTTGGTGTAGATGGATGTAACTATCACGGCTTTCAGGGGATGGTATCCATCCTAGCGTCCATCAGTTTCTTAGCTACCCTCGCCTGGGACAGATATCACCAGTACTGCACCA GACAGAAGCTCTTCTGGAGCACTACTGTGACCATGTGCTGCCTCATCTGGATCATGTCCATCTTCTGGGCGGCTGTTCCTCTCATGGGATGGGGCGTCTTCGACTTTGAGCCAATGAAGACCTGCTGCACGCTGGACTACACCAGAGGGGACAG GGATTATATCACTTACATGATAACTCTGGTGGTGCTCTACCTGATGTTCCCGGCTTACACCATGTGGTCATGTTACGATGCCATCCACAAACACTTTAAGAAGATCCATCACTACAGG TTTAACACCAGTGTGCCCTTGAGGGTGCTGCTGATGTGCTGGGGTCCCTACGTCATCATGTGTCTCTACGCCTGCTTTGATAATGCCAAACTGGTCTCTCCAAAACTGAGGATG gtcCTTCCAGTTCTTGCAAAGACAAACCCCATCTTCAACGCTCTCCTCTACACTTTTGGAAACGAGTTCTACCGAGGCGGCGTTTGGCACTTCCTCACCGGACAGAAGATTGTTGATCCGGTTATCAAGaagtcaaaataa
- the slc18a3b gene encoding probable vesicular acetylcholine transporter-B: MDEEGGSSGLVKSAAVKLSKMGEKTKQLGTAIKDPHQQRRIILVIVCVALLLDNMLYMVIVPIIPDYLAELESEQSEHVHVVMHPNSSVNSTSQDKSNKNNLDIQIGVLFASKAILQLLVNPLSGTFIDRVGYDIPLLIGLSVMFFSTCIFAIGENYATLFFARSLQGLGSAFADTSGIAMIADKYTEEAERSKALGIALAFISFGSLVAPPFGGVLYEFAGKKVPFIVLAIICLADGILLLTVIKPFSNRTRENMPVGTPIYKLMIDPYIAVVAGALTVCNIPLAFLEPTIANWMESTMHSSQWEMGLTWLPAFFPHVLGVYLTVKLAAKHPNLQWFYGAVGMVIIGASSCTVPACKTFGQLIAPLCGICFGIALVDTALLPTLAFLVDVRHVSVYGSVYALADISYSVAYAMGPIVAGQIVHNHGFVQLNLGMGLVNVLYAPALLLLRNVCQMKPSYSERDNLLEEAPQGLYDTIRMEERRAKKKGYSTAGNCLSVDENGFDPFKAQRSLSEESSGPEYT; this comes from the coding sequence ATGGATGAAGAAGGGGGATCATCTGGACTGGTCAAATCAGCCGCAGTTAAACTGTCCAAGATGGGTGAGAAAACCAAACAGTTAGGTACAGCCATTAAGGATCCTCACCAGCAGAGACGGATCATATTAGTGATTGTTTGCGTTGCTCTCCTGCTGGACAATATGCTCTACATGGTAATCGTGCCAATTATCCCGGACTATCTTGCAGAGCTGGAGAGTGAGCAGTCAGAGCACGTCCACGTAGTGATGCATCCCAACTCTTCAGTCAACAGCACAAGCCAAGACAAAAGCAACAAGAACAATTTAGATATCCAGATAGGAGTACTTTTTGCGTCCAAAGCCATCCTGCAGCTCTTAGTAAACCCGCTTTCGGGGACTTTCATAGACCGTGTTGGATATGACATTCCACTTTTAATTGGACTCTCTGTTATGTTCTTCTCGACCTGCATTTTTGCGATTGGTGAGAACTATGCCACGTTGTTTTTCGCCAGAAGTTTGCAGGGTCTGGGGTCGGCGTTCGCGGACACCTCCGGGATCGCCATGATAGCTGACAAGTACACAGAGGAGGCGGAGAGGAGCAAAGCGCTCGGGATCGCCCTGGCGTTCATCTCATTCGGGAGTCTGGTGGCGCCTCCTTTCGGGGGAGTCCTGTACGAGTTCGCGGGGAAGAAAGTTCCCTTTATCGTGCTCGCGATCATCTGCCTGGCGGACGGCATCCTGCTGCTCACAGTCATCAAGCCGTTCTCCAACAGGACTAGAGAGAACATGCCAGTCGGCACCCCCATATACAAACTCATGATCGACCCGTACATCGCTGTGGTGGCCGGGGCGCTCACAGTTTGCAACATTCCCCTGGCTTTTCTGGAGCCCACCATTGCCAACTGGATGGAGTCCACCATGCACTCCTCTCAGTGGGAGATGGGGCTCACGTGGCTGCCGGCCTTCTTCCCGCATGTCCTCGGTGTGTACTTAACTGTCAAATTAGCAGCAAAGCATCCAAACTTGCAGTGGTTCTACGGAGCTGTGGGCATGGTTATCATAGGCGCGAGCTCCTGCACAGTCCCCGCATGCAAAACTTTTGGGCAGCTCATTGCGCCTTTGTGCGGCATCTGTTTCGGCATTGCGCTTGTAGACACGGCGCTGCTACCCACTCTCGCCTTTTTAGTCGACGTTCGTCATGTTTCAGTGTATGGAAGTGTTTACGCTTTAGCAGATATCTCTTATTCTGTAGCATACGCCATGGGTCCGATAGTAGCCGGACAGATCGTACACAATCACGGCTTTGTACAGCTCAATCTGGGGATGGGTCTTGTTAATGTGCTTTACGCgccagctctgctgctgctgcgcaACGTGTGCCAAATGAAACCGTCCTACTCCGAGAGAGATAACCTGTTAGAGGAGGCTCCACAGGGGCTATACGATACTatcaggatggaggagaggagggcgaAAAAGAAGGGCTACAGTACCGCAGGGAATTGTTTGTCAGTAGATGAAAACGGGTTCGATCCATTCAAAGCACAGCGGTCTTTGTCAGAAGAGTCGTCCGGTCCGGAATACACCTAG